In one Burkholderiales bacterium GJ-E10 genomic region, the following are encoded:
- a CDS encoding 50S ribosomal protein L25, whose translation MPDPKGYRKPTEYEMKVIASKRTAQGTGASRRLRRQDKVPGILYGAGKEPVSIELAHNPLFHALRREKFHSSILEMELDGQNERVLLRDFQMHAYKPSVLHIDFQRVAEDQPIHMRVPLHFVGTENSPAVKLSAAIVGHVASEVDIACLPRHLPEFIEVDLSDLTAQQTIHASDIKLPEGVSLVRRGKEDPVLVTVTVPAGAQEEAPAAESAAAAPAKGGAKAPAAAPAKKK comes from the coding sequence ATGCCCGACCCAAAGGGGTATCGCAAACCTACGGAGTACGAAATGAAAGTCATCGCCAGCAAACGAACCGCGCAAGGCACTGGTGCGAGCCGCCGCCTGCGCCGCCAGGACAAGGTCCCCGGCATCCTCTACGGGGCCGGCAAGGAGCCGGTGAGCATCGAGCTCGCCCACAACCCGCTGTTCCACGCCCTGCGGCGTGAGAAGTTCCACTCCTCGATCCTCGAAATGGAACTCGACGGCCAGAACGAGCGCGTTCTGCTGCGCGACTTCCAGATGCACGCGTACAAGCCCAGCGTGCTGCACATCGATTTCCAGCGCGTCGCGGAAGATCAGCCGATCCACATGCGCGTGCCGCTGCACTTCGTCGGCACCGAGAATTCGCCGGCGGTGAAGCTCTCCGCGGCGATCGTCGGTCACGTCGCCTCCGAAGTCGACATCGCCTGCCTGCCGCGCCATCTGCCCGAGTTCATCGAGGTCGACCTGTCGGATCTGACCGCGCAGCAGACCATCCACGCATCGGACATCAAGCTGCCGGAAGGCGTGTCGCTCGTGCGGCGCGGCAAGGAGGATCCGGTGCTCGTCACGGTGACGGTGCCGGCGGGCGCGCAGGAAGAGGCCCCGGCGGCGGAATCCGCGGCGGCTGCACCGGCCAAGGGCGGTGCGAAGGCGCCGGCCGCAGCGCCGGCCAAGAAGAAGTAA
- a CDS encoding 4-diphosphocytidyl-2-C-methyl-D-erythritol kinase, with amino-acid sequence MKQMMNLPRRFLGLPAPAKLNLFLHVVGRRDDGYHELQSVFVPVDLCDTLDFVWRGDGQVVRSGDLTGPEDRDLAVRAARALQATIPGDARPGVEIRVEKRIPVGAGLGGGSSDAATTLIALNRLWGLGRSRDELAALALGLGADVPFFLGRGAAFVEGIGERCVPVAAPDVAYVIVFPGVPVATAGVFSDPKLTRDHKRTTISGFSAALSDPAAGLFGSNDLEAVVRRSVPPVNAALQALEQHGPARMSGSGSACFGVFRSLDAAQRVAGSLRDAVPPGQQWSVWAVPGLPEFALADW; translated from the coding sequence GTGAAACAGATGATGAATTTGCCGCGCCGATTTCTGGGCCTGCCCGCGCCCGCCAAGCTCAATCTGTTCCTGCACGTCGTCGGGCGGCGGGACGACGGCTACCACGAACTGCAATCGGTCTTCGTGCCGGTGGATCTCTGCGACACCCTCGATTTCGTGTGGCGCGGCGACGGGCAGGTCGTGCGCAGCGGCGACCTGACGGGACCGGAGGACCGCGATCTCGCGGTGCGGGCGGCGCGGGCGCTGCAGGCGACCATCCCCGGCGACGCCCGCCCGGGGGTCGAGATCCGGGTGGAGAAGCGCATTCCGGTCGGCGCCGGACTGGGCGGCGGATCGTCGGACGCCGCCACCACGCTGATCGCGCTCAACCGCCTGTGGGGGCTGGGACGGAGTCGCGACGAACTGGCAGCGCTGGCGCTCGGCCTGGGGGCGGACGTGCCGTTCTTCCTCGGCCGCGGCGCCGCGTTCGTCGAAGGCATCGGGGAGCGGTGCGTTCCGGTTGCGGCGCCCGACGTCGCGTATGTCATTGTGTTTCCGGGCGTTCCGGTGGCCACGGCCGGGGTGTTTTCCGATCCGAAATTGACACGGGATCACAAACGGACGACAATATCGGGCTTTTCCGCGGCGCTTTCCGATCCTGCGGCCGGCCTCTTCGGATCCAACGATCTCGAAGCGGTGGTACGTCGGAGCGTTCCGCCGGTGAATGCTGCGCTGCAGGCGCTGGAACAGCATGGTCCGGCCCGCATGAGCGGCTCGGGATCCGCGTGTTTTGGCGTGTTCCGAAGCCTGGATGCCGCGCAGCGGGTCGCCGGTTCGTTGCGGGACGCGGTCCCGCCCGGGCAGCAATGGTCCGTCTGGGCGGTGCCGGGCTTGCCGGAGTTCGCGCTGGCGGATTGGTAG
- a CDS encoding ribose-phosphate pyrophosphokinase: protein MSALVPDNLMVFSGNANPKLAHAVVQHLNIPLGRASVSRFSDGEIFVEINENVRGKDVFVLQSTCAPTNDNLMELVIMVDALKRASAGRITAAIPYFGYARQDRRPRSARVAISAKVVANILQTAGVNRVLVMDLHSDQIQGFFDIPVDNIYASPILLGDVWKRNPAGLVVVSPDIGGVVRARALAKRLDADLAIIDKRRPRANVAEVMNIIGDVNGRSCVIMDDMVDTANTLCHAATALRERGAVRVSAYCTHPVLSGKAVDRIMDSVLDEIVVTDSIPLSDAAASCPKIRQLSCAALLGETISRIARGDSVSSLFIE, encoded by the coding sequence ATGTCCGCACTAGTGCCGGATAATCTGATGGTGTTTTCGGGTAACGCCAACCCGAAACTTGCGCACGCCGTCGTCCAACACCTGAACATCCCGCTGGGGCGCGCGTCGGTATCGCGCTTTTCCGACGGCGAGATCTTCGTCGAGATCAACGAGAACGTCCGCGGCAAGGACGTCTTCGTGCTGCAGTCCACCTGCGCGCCGACCAACGACAACCTCATGGAACTGGTCATCATGGTCGATGCGCTCAAACGCGCGTCGGCCGGCCGGATCACCGCGGCGATTCCGTACTTCGGATATGCCCGCCAGGACCGGCGCCCGCGGTCCGCGCGGGTCGCCATCAGCGCGAAGGTGGTCGCGAACATCCTGCAGACCGCCGGGGTGAACCGGGTACTGGTGATGGACCTCCATTCCGACCAGATCCAGGGCTTCTTCGACATCCCGGTCGACAACATCTATGCCAGTCCGATCCTGCTGGGCGACGTCTGGAAGCGCAACCCGGCCGGCCTCGTCGTCGTGTCGCCGGACATCGGCGGCGTGGTGCGCGCGCGCGCGCTGGCCAAGCGCCTCGACGCCGATCTGGCGATCATCGACAAGCGCCGCCCGCGCGCCAACGTTGCCGAGGTGATGAACATCATCGGCGACGTGAACGGCCGCAGCTGCGTGATCATGGATGACATGGTCGACACCGCCAATACGCTGTGCCATGCCGCCACCGCCCTGCGCGAACGGGGCGCGGTGCGCGTGAGCGCGTACTGCACGCATCCGGTGCTGTCCGGCAAGGCGGTGGACCGGATCATGGATTCGGTGCTCGACGAGATCGTCGTCACCGATTCGATTCCCCTGAGCGACGCTGCGGCGAGCTGCCCGAAGATCCGGCAGCTTTCGTGTGCGGCGCTGCTGGGAGAGACGATTTCGCGCATTGCGCGCGGAGACTCGGTGAGTTCCCTGTTCATCGAGTGA
- a CDS encoding ferredoxin → MALIITEDCINCDVCEPVCPNSAIRPGESIYVIDPERCTECVGHFDEPQCQAICPVSCIPKDPSRWETREQLLEKFERLQDGSASSPRGAG, encoded by the coding sequence GTGGCGCTCATCATCACCGAGGACTGCATCAACTGCGACGTCTGCGAGCCGGTGTGCCCCAACAGCGCGATCCGGCCCGGCGAGTCGATCTACGTCATCGATCCCGAGCGCTGCACCGAGTGCGTGGGCCACTTCGACGAGCCGCAGTGCCAGGCGATCTGCCCCGTCTCCTGCATCCCGAAGGATCCGAGCCGATGGGAGACGCGGGAGCAGTTGCTGGAGAAGTTCGAGCGTCTGCAAGACGGCAGCGCCTCTTCTCCCCGGGGAGCGGGATAG
- a CDS encoding phosphopantetheine adenylyltransferase, with the protein MVTAVYPGTFDPLTRGHEDIVRRAAGLFDRVVVGIADSRSKKPVFTLDERVEIAREALGQYANVEVFGFHGLLRDFARERHARVIIRGLRAVSDFEYEFQMAGMNRYLLPEVETIFLTPSDQYQFVSGSIVREIAALGGDVSKFVCPSVERRLKEKLGEKLGETPGEKPGRPDPET; encoded by the coding sequence ATGGTCACCGCCGTCTACCCCGGAACATTCGACCCGCTCACGCGCGGCCACGAGGACATCGTGCGCCGTGCGGCCGGCTTGTTCGATCGCGTCGTCGTGGGGATCGCCGACAGCCGCAGCAAGAAGCCGGTCTTCACCCTCGATGAGCGGGTCGAGATCGCCCGCGAGGCCCTCGGCCAGTACGCCAACGTCGAGGTCTTCGGCTTCCATGGCCTGCTGCGCGACTTCGCCCGCGAGCGCCATGCCCGGGTGATCATCCGCGGCCTGCGCGCGGTTTCGGATTTCGAGTACGAATTCCAGATGGCGGGCATGAACCGCTATCTGCTGCCCGAAGTCGAAACGATCTTTCTTACGCCTTCGGACCAGTACCAGTTCGTCTCCGGCAGCATCGTGCGCGAGATTGCCGCGCTGGGCGGCGACGTGAGCAAGTTCGTCTGCCCCTCCGTCGAGCGCCGGCTGAAGGAAAAGCTCGGGGAAAAACTCGGGGAGACGCCCGGGGAAAAACCCGGCCGGCCCGACCCCGAAACCTGA
- a CDS encoding RNA methyltransferase, RsmD family, translated as MPPPPKKRTAGPADKPGRIRIIGGAYRRTPIPVPDIPGLRPTPDRVRETAFNWLRHWLGGDFAGIRAVDCYAGSGALGFEMASRGASRVVLVEKNARAAEALRALQRKLGAGNVEVVQADWKLAATRFPPASFDVAFLDPPFAAGLLPQALDAVKPLLAPGGIVYAEAADPLTAEAVQPFGLELVRADRAGAVHYHLLRLRPS; from the coding sequence ATGCCGCCTCCTCCCAAGAAACGAACGGCCGGCCCGGCGGACAAGCCCGGCCGCATCCGCATCATCGGCGGCGCGTATCGCCGCACTCCGATTCCGGTTCCGGACATCCCGGGCCTGCGTCCGACCCCCGATCGCGTACGCGAAACGGCGTTCAACTGGTTGCGACACTGGTTGGGGGGCGACTTCGCGGGCATCCGCGCGGTGGACTGCTACGCCGGCAGCGGCGCGCTGGGCTTCGAGATGGCGTCGCGGGGCGCAAGCCGGGTCGTGCTGGTGGAAAAGAACGCCCGGGCGGCGGAGGCGCTGCGGGCGCTGCAGCGCAAGCTCGGCGCCGGCAACGTCGAAGTGGTCCAGGCGGACTGGAAGCTGGCCGCCACCCGCTTCCCGCCCGCGTCGTTCGACGTCGCGTTTCTCGACCCGCCGTTCGCGGCGGGGCTGCTGCCGCAGGCGCTGGATGCGGTGAAGCCGCTGCTCGCCCCCGGCGGGATCGTCTACGCCGAAGCCGCCGACCCGCTGACCGCGGAGGCGGTGCAGCCATTCGGACTCGAACTCGTGCGCGCCGATCGTGCGGGGGCGGTGCACTACCATTTGCTGCGGCTGCGCCCTTCCTGA
- a CDS encoding outer-membrane lipoprotein LolB (Precursor), whose translation MLLAACATLPPPPAAQRDYEGRFALAVTGAQQQKAWTGRFSLLVGKQALTLDLVSPLGATLARIETERGGAQVLVPEGGTVRIERGPDAQSLSRRVLGWSLPVAGLPDWVQGRPSPGRPFRTLAADGFTRRFEQDGWVVTVDFATIRRLRMNRPAQDGMPQVGLRVILDQTGS comes from the coding sequence ATGCTGCTGGCGGCGTGCGCAACCCTGCCGCCGCCGCCGGCGGCGCAGCGCGATTACGAAGGGCGCTTCGCGCTGGCCGTGACGGGAGCGCAGCAGCAAAAAGCCTGGACGGGCCGGTTTTCGCTGCTGGTCGGCAAACAGGCGCTGACGCTGGACCTCGTCTCCCCCCTGGGCGCCACGCTCGCGCGCATCGAAACCGAACGCGGCGGCGCGCAAGTCCTCGTGCCGGAAGGCGGCACGGTGCGGATCGAGCGCGGGCCGGACGCCCAATCCCTGTCCCGCCGCGTGCTGGGCTGGTCGCTGCCAGTGGCCGGGTTGCCGGACTGGGTGCAGGGCCGCCCGTCTCCGGGACGACCGTTCCGGACGCTCGCCGCCGACGGGTTCACGCGGCGGTTCGAGCAGGACGGCTGGGTCGTCACCGTGGATTTCGCCACGATCCGGCGCCTGCGGATGAACCGGCCGGCGCAGGACGGCATGCCGCAGGTAGGCCTGCGGGTGATATTGGATCAGACGGGATCGTGA
- a CDS encoding putative exopolyphosphatase, which produces MGMLLAAIDLGSNSFRLEIARAVGSHLERSGYWKETVRLAAGIGSDGRLSRAAIDAACICLARMNERLRGIDAAQVRAVGTQTLRQAVNAEEFLARAQRVLGHPIEIISGREEARLVFEGCARTLPPSRKRRMMVDIGGASTEVIVGQGTVPAHAESFKIGCVDATLRFFPGGRIDRDAMHRAQVACAAELEEAQAAYRRFGWDEAFGSSGTIGAASLILRNRGWADGVITPRGLQELRDLLIGFGDVRRVRFDNIKIERTEVLAGGVAALSAVFDTFGIGEMRPARGALRAGLLYDLLGRREHHDVRDATVLRWQERFGVDRRLAGLVYATAAKFHRALLPNASDDDARVLRFACQLHEIGLAVSHGDHHKHSAYLIRNGDLPGFSTSDQERIAELVLGQRGNLRKVIDVLADPIRAGRLLALRLAIIMHHARGTVRLPRWTLRARGAFDLGIERGWLARRPLTRYLLEEEAQQWARVGILFRVREI; this is translated from the coding sequence ATGGGCATGCTGCTGGCCGCAATCGACCTGGGTTCGAACAGCTTCCGCCTGGAGATCGCCCGGGCGGTCGGGTCGCATCTCGAGCGCAGCGGGTATTGGAAGGAAACCGTGCGCCTTGCGGCCGGAATCGGTTCCGACGGCCGGCTGAGCCGGGCCGCGATCGACGCCGCCTGCATCTGCCTCGCCCGGATGAACGAACGCCTGCGCGGAATCGACGCGGCGCAGGTGCGCGCGGTCGGCACCCAGACGCTGCGACAGGCGGTCAACGCGGAGGAATTCCTCGCCCGCGCACAGCGCGTTCTCGGCCATCCGATCGAGATCATCTCGGGCCGCGAAGAAGCGCGGTTGGTGTTCGAAGGCTGCGCCCGCACCCTGCCGCCGTCGCGCAAGCGGCGGATGATGGTCGACATCGGCGGCGCCTCGACCGAGGTGATCGTGGGCCAGGGAACGGTTCCCGCGCACGCCGAATCGTTCAAGATCGGCTGCGTCGATGCGACGCTGCGGTTCTTTCCGGGCGGCCGCATCGACCGCGACGCGATGCACCGCGCCCAGGTGGCCTGCGCGGCCGAACTGGAGGAGGCGCAGGCCGCCTATCGGCGCTTCGGCTGGGACGAAGCGTTCGGCTCCAGCGGCACCATCGGCGCGGCATCACTCATCCTGCGCAATCGCGGCTGGGCCGACGGCGTGATCACGCCGCGCGGCCTGCAGGAACTCCGCGACCTGCTGATCGGGTTCGGCGACGTCCGCCGCGTCCGGTTCGACAACATCAAGATCGAACGCACCGAAGTCCTGGCGGGCGGCGTGGCGGCCCTCTCGGCGGTGTTCGACACCTTTGGCATCGGCGAGATGCGGCCGGCCCGGGGCGCCCTGCGCGCCGGGCTGCTCTACGACCTGCTCGGGCGGCGGGAACACCACGACGTGCGCGACGCCACCGTGCTGCGCTGGCAAGAGCGCTTCGGCGTCGACCGCAGGCTTGCGGGGTTGGTCTACGCCACTGCGGCGAAGTTCCATCGCGCACTTCTGCCCAACGCGTCGGACGACGATGCGCGGGTGCTGCGCTTCGCCTGCCAGTTGCACGAGATCGGCCTGGCCGTCTCGCACGGCGACCACCACAAGCACTCCGCCTACCTGATCCGCAACGGCGACCTGCCCGGGTTCTCGACCTCCGATCAGGAACGCATCGCGGAACTGGTGCTCGGACAGCGCGGCAACCTGCGCAAGGTGATCGACGTGTTGGCGGACCCGATCCGCGCCGGTCGCCTGCTCGCGCTGCGGCTCGCGATCATCATGCACCACGCCCGCGGCACCGTGCGCCTGCCGCGCTGGACCCTGCGCGCCCGCGGCGCATTCGACCTCGGCATCGAACGCGGCTGGCTCGCCCGCCGGCCGTTGACGCGATACCTGCTGGAGGAAGAAGCGCAGCAGTGGGCGCGGGTCGGGATTCTGTTCCGGGTGCGGGAAATCTGA
- a CDS encoding signal recognition particle-docking protein FtsY, producing MSWCRMQVAATAGKGAARGTAAPEPGAGRHPGYTRTRQAHSPRIIAEMSAPQKTSWLGRLRSTLTRTREQIAAVFTGKQIDENWYEELETALIAADVGMTATSTLIERVRADARKAGARDVQAVQEILLANLTALLQPCERAWRLDADKPFVVMIAGVNGAGKTTTIGKLAHWLADQGKTVLLAAGDTFRAAAREQLAVWGERNGVEVISHTGSDPAAVVFDAVSAARARNRDVLLADTAGRLPTQTHLMEELKRIKRAIAKSHEGAPHEVLLVVDGTNGQNALAQVRAFDAAVGVTGLIVTKLDGTAKGGIIAALASERAGNPIPIFFLGVGESLDDLQPFVAADFARALMGAE from the coding sequence ATGTCTTGGTGCAGGATGCAGGTCGCGGCAACGGCAGGCAAGGGCGCAGCGCGCGGAACCGCCGCGCCGGAACCCGGGGCGGGCCGTCATCCGGGATACACTCGCACGCGACAGGCCCATTCACCCCGAATCATTGCAGAAATGTCCGCTCCCCAGAAAACGAGCTGGCTTGGCCGGCTGCGGTCGACGCTGACGCGCACACGCGAGCAGATCGCGGCGGTCTTTACCGGCAAGCAGATCGACGAGAACTGGTACGAAGAACTCGAAACGGCGCTGATCGCAGCCGATGTCGGCATGACTGCGACCAGCACCCTGATCGAGCGCGTCCGCGCCGACGCGCGCAAGGCCGGCGCCCGCGACGTGCAGGCCGTGCAGGAGATCCTGCTCGCCAACCTGACGGCGCTGCTGCAGCCCTGCGAACGCGCGTGGCGCCTCGACGCCGACAAGCCCTTCGTCGTCATGATCGCGGGCGTCAACGGCGCCGGCAAGACGACCACCATCGGCAAGCTGGCGCACTGGCTGGCGGACCAGGGCAAGACCGTCCTGCTCGCCGCCGGCGACACCTTCCGCGCCGCGGCCCGCGAGCAGCTCGCCGTCTGGGGGGAACGCAACGGCGTGGAAGTCATCTCCCACACCGGCAGCGATCCGGCCGCGGTCGTGTTCGATGCGGTCAGCGCGGCGCGGGCGCGCAATCGCGACGTGCTGCTGGCCGACACGGCCGGCCGCCTGCCAACGCAGACGCACCTGATGGAAGAACTCAAGCGCATCAAGCGGGCGATCGCCAAGAGCCACGAGGGCGCCCCCCACGAGGTGCTGCTGGTCGTCGACGGCACCAACGGCCAGAACGCCCTGGCCCAGGTGCGGGCCTTCGACGCCGCTGTCGGCGTGACCGGCCTGATCGTCACCAAGCTCGACGGCACGGCCAAAGGCGGGATCATCGCGGCGCTGGCCAGCGAGCGCGCGGGCAATCCGATCCCCATCTTCTTCCTCGGCGTCGGCGAATCGCTGGACGATCTGCAGCCCTTCGTGGCGGCGGATTTCGCGCGCGCGCTGATGGGCGCGGAGTGA
- a CDS encoding peptidyl-tRNA hydrolase, whose amino-acid sequence MTQGIRLIVGLGNVGAEYERTRHNAGFWFVDELAAGTRASFRSERKFFGEVARTSVDGQEIWLLKPATYMNLSGQAVQAVAAFYRIAPAEILVAHDELDLAPGDVRLKKGGGLAGHNGLKDICARIGTPDFWRLRIGIGHPRTQGLAQEVADFVLHPPRREEQTAIEAGIGRALAAVDAIVAGKSDAAALRLRTAAPTSGSKPSGH is encoded by the coding sequence ATGACCCAAGGCATCCGCCTGATCGTCGGTCTCGGCAACGTGGGGGCCGAATACGAGCGTACCCGTCACAACGCCGGATTCTGGTTCGTCGACGAATTGGCTGCCGGCACGCGGGCGTCGTTTCGCTCCGAAAGAAAGTTCTTCGGCGAGGTCGCGCGCACATCGGTCGATGGCCAGGAAATCTGGCTGCTCAAGCCGGCGACCTACATGAACCTCTCGGGACAGGCGGTCCAGGCCGTGGCGGCGTTCTATCGCATCGCCCCCGCGGAGATTCTCGTCGCCCATGACGAACTGGACCTGGCGCCGGGCGACGTACGCCTCAAGAAGGGCGGCGGCCTTGCAGGACACAACGGATTGAAGGACATCTGCGCCCGGATCGGCACCCCCGATTTCTGGCGCTTGCGCATCGGCATCGGCCACCCGCGGACGCAGGGGCTGGCGCAGGAAGTCGCGGACTTCGTGCTGCACCCGCCGCGGCGCGAGGAACAGACCGCGATCGAAGCCGGAATCGGCCGCGCGCTGGCGGCGGTCGATGCGATCGTCGCCGGAAAATCCGACGCCGCGGCGCTGCGCCTGCGCACCGCCGCACCAACGTCCGGCAGCAAGCCCTCGGGACACTGA
- a CDS encoding GTP-dependent nucleic acid-binding protein EngD: MAVKCGIVGLPNVGKSTLFNALTKAGIAAENYPFCTIEPNTGVVEVPDPRLQALSQIVQPQRVLPATVEFVDIAGLVAGASKGEGLGNQFLANIRECDAIAHVVRCFDDPNIVHVAGGVDPIRDIEVIDTELALSDLQSVEKAMNRYSKVARSSAVSEEKKEAQRIVAALEKIQPALDQAKPARTVALDDDERAALRPLFLLTMKPTMYVANVEEHGFENNPLLDRVRERAQREGAPVVAVCARTEADIADLSDEDKVVFLQDMGMAEPGLDRVIRAAYALLGLQTYFTAGVKEVRAWTVAIGATAPQAAGVIHTDFERGFIRAETIAYDDFIRYKGEQGAKEAGRMRLEGKEYVVKDGDVLHFRFNV; this comes from the coding sequence ATGGCAGTGAAATGCGGCATCGTCGGACTTCCCAACGTCGGCAAGTCGACGCTGTTCAATGCGCTCACCAAGGCGGGGATCGCCGCCGAGAACTATCCGTTCTGCACCATCGAACCCAACACCGGCGTCGTCGAAGTGCCGGACCCGCGCCTGCAGGCGCTGTCGCAGATCGTGCAGCCGCAGCGCGTGCTGCCGGCGACCGTCGAATTCGTCGACATCGCCGGCCTGGTCGCGGGCGCGAGCAAGGGCGAGGGCCTGGGCAACCAGTTCCTCGCCAACATCCGCGAATGCGATGCGATCGCGCACGTGGTGCGCTGCTTCGATGACCCGAACATCGTCCACGTCGCCGGCGGCGTCGACCCGATCCGCGACATCGAGGTCATCGACACCGAACTCGCGCTCTCCGACCTGCAGTCGGTCGAGAAGGCGATGAACCGCTATTCCAAGGTCGCGCGCAGTTCGGCGGTGAGCGAGGAAAAGAAGGAAGCCCAGCGCATCGTCGCCGCGCTGGAAAAGATCCAGCCCGCCCTCGATCAGGCGAAGCCGGCGCGCACGGTCGCGCTCGACGACGACGAACGCGCCGCGCTGCGGCCGCTGTTCCTGCTGACGATGAAGCCCACCATGTACGTCGCCAACGTCGAGGAACACGGCTTCGAGAACAATCCCCTGCTCGACCGCGTGCGCGAACGCGCCCAACGCGAAGGCGCCCCGGTCGTCGCGGTGTGCGCGCGCACCGAAGCCGACATCGCCGATCTGTCCGACGAGGACAAGGTCGTGTTCCTGCAGGACATGGGCATGGCCGAACCCGGCCTCGACCGCGTGATCCGCGCCGCCTACGCGCTGCTCGGCCTGCAGACCTATTTCACCGCCGGGGTGAAGGAAGTGCGCGCCTGGACGGTTGCGATCGGCGCCACCGCGCCGCAGGCTGCCGGCGTCATCCACACCGATTTCGAACGCGGCTTCATCCGCGCCGAGACCATCGCCTACGACGACTTCATCCGGTACAAGGGGGAGCAGGGCGCGAAGGAAGCGGGGCGGATGCGCCTGGAAGGCAAGGAGTACGTCGTCAAGGACGGCGACGTGCTGCATTTCCGGTTCAACGTGTAG